The window TCTGCTTGTATTTTTGTCTCGGAGATCGACTGGACACCATCAATCTGAATCAGGTGGACAGTTTACCTGAATTACCTGAACAGCTTCATCTGAATCTGCAAAAAAGCCAGCGAATATAAACACCTATTTTTAAGGGACTACATTGGCCTGACTTATACCTATATATTTATTTCTTATACCCGGGGAAAATAATTGCGGCTGGACAGGAATCATAGTTGACGTTAATCGAGGATATAATCCAGGCAGAAAAAGGTTTCATATATAAGAGGCATGACTACTCTATAAAAAAATATTTTAGCAATATAATGTATTATATTACATTAAATGAAATTTACTAAATAGCTAACAATTAAACCATCAAGACAAACATAAATGAGTACCTACCTTAAGTCCATAGATAAGTTTCAGGCAAAACTTTTCATACCAGACAATGTACTTGCAGAATCCAATATCATATCTTAGCGAGAAGAACTTTGATGCTTGTGCAGAGCATTCCAGTCATAGGCAACGACCATCACAAAATATTTATAGGAACTAAGGAGCGCCGTATCTTCATTTGATTAACTAAAAAGCTCTCATGTGAAACAGCTGGGGCATCGGATGTTGCCTAGATAGGGTAACCTGCTTTATACAAAGATGTATTTTCTAACGGTTCCGACCACCAGACTTATCGAATTTTTTATAATTTAGGAGAAAAAAAGGGGCTGTCCAAAAAGTAAAAATTTAGGCAGCCTCTTTTTATTATCTATAAATGTTTTTCATTAACTTTTTTCCTAAATCCGACTGTAAATTATCTCTAGCTTGCTGCCTAAGTTCATTGAGCCGAAAGCTCACTTGAATAGATCGTCCTGTTTTTGAGGTCGTACATGCATCTCTACAGCTACATGTGTTGCATTCGTTACACTGATAAACACGTCGCTCCGTTTGATATCCATTTGCACTTATATGGTTTTCAATATCTTTAAAATGAAGTTGCTTACCCTCAGGACATATGTATTGATCTTGATTTTGATCATATTTGAAATATTCTATTTTGAATCTGTTTTTCTGAAATTTGTCTGTTCAAAATGAAAATTATTGTATTTCACATATCCATTGCACTGCTTTTTTTAAACTCTTGTCCTTGCCTATACCTGCCAGTTTTTCATTAAGTTCCTTCATCCGGTACCTTGAGCATCATTCCGGGATGATAGCTGCTTGTCCCGCCGCCTTTGTATCTTTTTAGCACCGGTTCAATATTCATCCTCTCAATTGCTGAATTTACCACCCTTACCAGATGATTCTCAGGTATTAATTCTTCCAAACTTGGGGGGAGCAAAAATTGTTGGTGCATCGAATATTCTTTGAATGTTACTTTTGTGTTGTTTTTTCTCATATCTTCATTGTACTATATCTATTTCACAATGCAGAAGAGGCTGCCCCTTTTGGGACAGCCCCTCCTTAAATAAATATTAATATGGGATCAGTTTTATCCCTGTTTTTTTCCTAAAGCGCAAAAATACAATTCCATGTATTTTATAGCGGAGGCTTTCCAACTAAAATCATATTTCATAGCGTTTTTCATAAGTTTTTTCCAGGCTTTTTCGTCAGCATAAACTTCAACAGCTCGCTCTATTTTTTCAAGAAGCTTTTCTGAATTATAGTCTAAAAACATAAATCCGTTTGCCTTGTCTGCTTCGAATACATCAACCAAGTCGTAATCAACGATCGTATCCGCTAATCCGCCTGTCTCACGTACTATCGGAATCGTACCGTATTTCAAGCTTATTAATTGGCCTAAACCACAAGGCTCATAACGAGAAGGCATAAGGAACATGTCACTTCCAGCATAAATCAGCTGAGCTAACATTGCATCATATTTTAGCGCAATACCTGCTTTTGCAGGATATTTTTCGGCGATAGAAGCAAATAACTGATGATACTTCGGTTCACCTGTGCCAAGAATAACTATCTGAAGATTCTTTTGCATAAGCTGATCAATTATTTCGGCAATCAAATCAAAGCCTTTTTGATCTGCTAACCTAGAGATAACTCCGATTACCGGAGTATTTTCCTTGTACTTCAAACCATACTGCTTAAGTAGCTCTTTTTTGTTTATTTCTTTACCTTCTAATTTCTGCAAACTATAGTTTTCTTTAATATTCGGGTCAGCTTTCGGATCCCAAACTGAGTAATCTATTCCATTAATTACACCATACAAATCTGCACTTCTTGTACTGAGTAGCCCTTGCAACCCACACCCATACTCTTCAGTTTGAATTTCCTTGCTATACATATCACTGACTGTATTGAGGAGGTCCGCGTAGATAAGCCCACCCTTAATAAAGCTGAACTTTCCCCAGAATTCCAGTTTTTCATAGCTAAAAACTTCTGCCGGCAACTGGGTAACCTGGAGTGCCTTTTTCGGCTCAAACAATCCTTGATAGGCAAGATTATGAATAGTAAACAAGGTGGCCGTATTTGTGTAAAAAGGGTCGTTCAGGTATAAAGTTTTCAGATATACAGGCACTAACGCAGTCTGCCAGTCATTGCAATGAATAAGTTCAGGCTTATAGTCCAAATATTTACACATTTCGAGAATAGCCCTGTCAAAAAATGCAAATCTTTCATCATTGTCTATATAATCTTCACCAGATTCTTGATACAGATGATCTCGATCGAAATACTTCGGATTAGCAATAAAGTAGACCGGAACAGTCGTTTTATCTAACTTCGTCTTATATAGGTCCGCTTTCTCAATTCCGCCGGCAATCTGAACATCAAAATTACCAACTAATTCTAGCTTAAACTTGTTTTTATCAATTGTTTTGTAGCAAGGCATAACTACAACAACGTCATGCTTTAATTTTTTTATCTCTTTCGGCAATGCACCAGCAACATCAGCCAGACCACCGGTTTTTGCAAATGGCACTACTTCTGATGAGGCAATGAGTATATTCATAGGTAAACCATCCCTTCTTCAACGTTATAAAAACTCTTTTTTATATAAAGAGTTCCCCCCTACCTAATTCTATTCTGAATCCTACTAGAATACTTTTACATTAGCTACCAAATAATAAATATAATTACACCCGCAGCTTAACAAAAATAAATCTTAAATTTTACAAAAAAAATCTTTTGAGTTATATTTGTAAAACTATTATTTATTTAACTTCTTTTACATTATTGACATTGCCAGTATTATCCGTGACAGTTTCTGCTTTTGGATCTATTTGCCATGCAGAATCAATAACGTACTTATACTGATACTTCCCTGGCTTCAAAACAGCAGTTACAGTCCACTCCCCTTTTTCATTCTTTTTTAGAGGTTTTTTTGCTGAATCCCAGTTATTAAAATCCCCAGCCAAAAAAACTACTCCGGCCTCAGGTGCTGACACCTTAAAGGTCACCTTTTTCGTAGTTGATTCCTTTTTCTCTACTAATTCTTTTTTTTCTATTTGTTTTTTTACAGCCATTTGTGTTTCTCCTTTCAATTTTTAAAATATTTCAT of the Candidatus Margulisiibacteriota bacterium genome contains:
- a CDS encoding glycogen synthase GlgA — protein: MNILIASSEVVPFAKTGGLADVAGALPKEIKKLKHDVVVVMPCYKTIDKNKFKLELVGNFDVQIAGGIEKADLYKTKLDKTTVPVYFIANPKYFDRDHLYQESGEDYIDNDERFAFFDRAILEMCKYLDYKPELIHCNDWQTALVPVYLKTLYLNDPFYTNTATLFTIHNLAYQGLFEPKKALQVTQLPAEVFSYEKLEFWGKFSFIKGGLIYADLLNTVSDMYSKEIQTEEYGCGLQGLLSTRSADLYGVINGIDYSVWDPKADPNIKENYSLQKLEGKEINKKELLKQYGLKYKENTPVIGVISRLADQKGFDLIAEIIDQLMQKNLQIVILGTGEPKYHQLFASIAEKYPAKAGIALKYDAMLAQLIYAGSDMFLMPSRYEPCGLGQLISLKYGTIPIVRETGGLADTIVDYDLVDVFEADKANGFMFLDYNSEKLLEKIERAVEVYADEKAWKKLMKNAMKYDFSWKASAIKYMELYFCALGKKQG